One Watersipora subatra chromosome 4, tzWatSuba1.1, whole genome shotgun sequence genomic window carries:
- the LOC137393989 gene encoding zinc metalloproteinase nas-13-like: protein MYKIGVLTVALLSTAWCVSAMMIDGKQMSIDDAIIKAGSNGSMSKMFEIMQDEDSVMVELDMLYKIHTYNKMVQDMVPIDADESSRKKRKAIRAESYRWTNQRIPYEISYEFSDSDRSKITSAINDYHRYTCLRFVPATSSDYNKVRFQNGGGCSSYVGMIGNTQPISLAPGCRHKGIVIHEMGHTIGFQHEQTRPDRDNYVYIQKQNIQSGVEYNFMKYSKDQVNNYDVPYDYTSVMHYSGTAFSKNGQPTILARQTEFQDSMGNRDGLSFKDIQLANTMYDCANVNRCAARSCPQGFQGPDCECWCESGDKLNPVKKCDGTGPIKATTTPMPTRPMTCNDKNRNCQSWANAGYCTGNHRDYMNKNCPYSCNTCQVATTVRPPPPVVSCTDKNSYCRHWAERGECSRNPSYMLNNCKKSCKACDGGQSACQDLNSYCPSYVDYCDHPLYKEYLSTNCMKTCSTCTTHDENIAAPVTVETISQCKNRWSDRHCAGKQSKCRWNSRVSHMIKMATLLESCTLEERRAVMRYYNADRVIGVVIPSRTSKVYRS from the exons ATGTATAAAATTGGAGTATTAACAGTGGCACTG CTGTCAACAGCATGGTGTGTGTCTGCCATGATGATAGATGGTAAACAGATGAGTATAGATGATGCTATTATAAAAGCTGGCTCTAATGGCTCCATGT CAAAGATGTTTGAGATAATGCAAGATGAGGACTCGGTCATGGTGGAGTTGGACATGCTCTACAAAATCCATACTTACAATAAAATGGTTCAG GATATGGTACCCATTGATGCTGACGAGTCTAGCAGGAAGAAGAGAAAGGCTATCAGAGCAGAAAGCTACAGATGGACCAACCAAAGAATTCCGTATGAGATTTCTTATGAATTTT CTGATAGTGACAGATCTAAGATAACCTCTGCCATAAATGACTACCACAGATACACCTGTCTAAGGTTTGTACCGGCCACCAGTTCTGACTACAACAAAGTTAGATTCCAGAATGGAGGGGGCTGTTCTTCCTACGTGGGAATGATTGGAAACACTCAACCCATCAGCTTGGCACCTGGTTGCAGACAT aaAGGAATAGTGATTCATGAGATGGGACACACTATAGGATTCCAGCACGAGCAGACAAGACCAGACAGAGATAACTATGTCtacatacaaaaacaaaatatacaaagtggAGTCGAGTATAACTTCATGAAATACAGCAAAGATCAAGTGAACAACTATGATGTTCCATATGACTACACAAGTGTCATGCACTACTCAGGCACT GCTTTCTCAAAGAATGGCCAGCCAACAATCTTAGCTCGACAGACTGAGTTCCAAGATTCAATGGGAAACCGAGATGGGCTGAGCTTCAAAGATATTCAATTGGCTAATACCATGTATGACTGTGCTAATG TAAATCGGTGCGCTGCCAGAAGCTGTCCACAGGGTTTCCAAGGGCCTGATTGTGAGTGTTGGTGTGAGAGTGGTGATAAACTGAACCCAGTTAAAAAGTGTGATGGCACAG GTCCTATTAAAGCCACTACTACTCCGATGCCAACCAGACCCATGACTTGtaatgacaaaaacagaaactgtCAGAGTTGGGCCAACGCTGGTTACTGTACAGGCAATCATAGGGACTATATGAATAAAAACTGTCCATACAGTTGTAACACCTGTCAAG TGGCTACCACAGTACGTCCCCCACCACCGGTTGTGAGTTGcacagataagaactcatactGTCGCCATTGGGCTGAGAGAGGAGAATGTAGCCGTAATCCTTCATATATGCTCAACAACTGTAAGAAGTCGTGTAAAGCCTGTGATGGTGGCCAATCAG CATGCCAAGATCTGAACTCGTACTGCCCAAGCTATGTGGACTATTGTGATCATCCTTTATACAAGGAATATCTCTCTACCAACTGTATGAAGACTTGTTCCACTTGCACAACACATGAT GAAAACATAGCAGCTCCAGTGACAGTTGAAACAATTTCTCAGTGCAAAAACAGATGGTCAGACAGACATTGTGCTGGTAAACAGTCAAAGTGTAGATGGAATTCCCGAGTGAG